The Claveliimonas bilis genome window below encodes:
- a CDS encoding TIGR04086 family membrane protein, which yields MDRKMGKETKILWVLKALLISYIVTGVLLVGLAFLLYKLDLGEQAVSAGIVAIYIAATLVGGIVIGKTAKVRRFVWGLAIGILYFLLLVFITLGVYRSLDGSGIHMVTTFLLCAGGGMIGGMIS from the coding sequence ATGGATAGGAAGATGGGGAAAGAAACAAAAATATTGTGGGTGTTAAAGGCACTTTTGATTTCGTACATTGTAACAGGAGTGCTCCTTGTGGGGCTGGCCTTTTTGCTGTATAAGCTTGATCTGGGGGAGCAGGCAGTATCGGCAGGCATTGTTGCTATCTACATTGCAGCGACTCTGGTAGGAGGGATCGTGATCGGAAAAACAGCCAAAGTAAGGCGGTTTGTATGGGGTCTGGCAATAGGAATCCTGTATTTTCTGCTCCTTGTATTCATTACTTTGGGAGTGTACAGAAGCCTTGACGGCAGCGGAATACACATGGTGACAACCTTTCTTCTGTGCGCGGGAGGAGGCATGATCGGGGGAATGATTTCCTAA
- the scfB gene encoding thioether cross-link-forming SCIFF peptide maturase — MIHQYRNNGYNIVLDVYSGAVHLVDDLCYRMLELLQEGKEDPTIESLEQPETKEMLLERMQDTYKKEDIEDALDDIKELTREGQLFTEDVYESYVGEVKKRKTVVKALCLHIAHDCNLACKYCFAEEGEYHGRRALMSYEVGRKALDFLIQNSGSRRNLEVDFFGGEPLMNWQVVKDLVAYGREQEKIHDKHFRFTVTTNGVLLNDEIQEFINKEMDNVVLSLDGRKEINDQMRPFRNGKGSYDLIVPKFQKLAESRNQEKYYIRGTFTRNNLDFSNDILHFADLGFKQMSIEPVVGEESDPYAIREEDIPKICEEYDKLAKIMIEREKEGKGFHFFHFMIDLEGGPCISKRLSGCGSGTEYLAVTPWGDLYPCHQFVGKEEFLMGNVDEGITKPEIAEEFRGCSVYSKEKCKDCFAKFYCSGGCMANSYNFHGTIHDAYDIGCEMQRKRVECAIMMKAAMAQIEEEGV; from the coding sequence GTGATACATCAGTACCGTAACAATGGATATAATATTGTCCTGGATGTGTACAGCGGAGCCGTTCATCTTGTGGACGATCTGTGTTACCGGATGCTGGAGCTTTTGCAGGAAGGAAAAGAAGATCCTACCATCGAAAGTCTGGAACAGCCGGAGACAAAAGAAATGCTCCTTGAGCGAATGCAGGATACATATAAAAAGGAAGATATAGAAGATGCTCTGGATGACATTAAAGAGCTTACCCGGGAAGGACAGCTTTTTACAGAGGATGTCTATGAGTCTTATGTGGGGGAAGTGAAGAAGAGAAAGACGGTTGTCAAAGCACTCTGTCTTCATATTGCCCATGACTGTAATCTTGCCTGTAAATACTGCTTTGCGGAAGAAGGAGAATATCATGGCCGAAGGGCGCTGATGAGCTATGAAGTGGGCCGCAAAGCGCTGGATTTTCTGATACAAAATTCCGGCAGCAGGAGGAACCTGGAGGTGGATTTCTTTGGCGGAGAGCCACTGATGAACTGGCAGGTAGTGAAAGATCTGGTGGCATACGGCAGGGAACAGGAAAAGATCCATGATAAACATTTCCGCTTTACTGTAACAACCAACGGTGTGCTCCTGAATGATGAGATACAGGAGTTTATCAATAAAGAGATGGACAATGTGGTGCTGAGCCTGGACGGAAGAAAGGAAATTAACGATCAGATGAGACCTTTCCGGAACGGCAAGGGAAGCTATGACCTGATCGTGCCGAAGTTCCAGAAACTTGCTGAGAGCAGAAACCAGGAGAAATATTATATCAGAGGAACTTTTACAAGAAATAATCTGGATTTTTCCAATGATATTCTTCACTTTGCAGATCTTGGCTTTAAACAGATGTCTATCGAGCCGGTAGTGGGAGAGGAATCTGATCCCTATGCGATCCGCGAAGAGGATATCCCGAAGATCTGTGAGGAATATGATAAGCTTGCTAAAATAATGATAGAAAGAGAGAAGGAAGGAAAGGGCTTTCATTTTTTCCATTTTATGATCGATCTGGAAGGAGGTCCCTGCATTTCCAAACGTTTGTCCGGCTGCGGGTCCGGGACAGAATATCTGGCAGTGACTCCCTGGGGAGATTTGTACCCCTGTCATCAATTTGTTGGAAAAGAAGAATTTTTGATGGGCAATGTGGATGAAGGCATCACAAAGCCGGAGATTGCCGAGGAATTTCGCGGATGCAGCGTCTACTCCAAGGAAAAATGTAAAGATTGTTTTGCAAAATTTTACTGCAGCGGCGGCTGCATGGCTAACTCTTATAATTTCCATGGAACCATCCATGATGCTTATGATATCGGCTGTGAAATGCAGCGGAAGCGTGTGGAATGCGCGATTATGATGAAGGCGGCAATGGCGCAAATAGAAGAAGAAGGAGTGTAG
- the scfA gene encoding six-cysteine ranthipeptide SCIFF — translation MKHIKTLNTQTLNNTMKKGGCGECQTSCQSACKTSCTVGNQTCEQKK, via the coding sequence ATGAAACACATAAAAACATTAAATACACAGACCTTAAACAATACAATGAAAAAAGGTGGATGTGGGGAATGTCAGACATCCTGTCAATCCGCTTGTAAAACTTCCTGCACAGTAGGAAATCAGACATGCGAACAGAAGAAATAG
- the spoVT gene encoding stage V sporulation protein T — protein sequence MKATGIVRRIDDLGRVVIPKEIRRTLRIREGDPLEIFTDREGEIILKKYSPIGELSGFAAQYADSLAQTSERLVCICDMDQIVAASGSGKKDFQEKFITKALEKALEGRRDIFASQGDKGFIKITEEHSGYSQEVISPILSEGDVIGGVILLEADDRKKMNDTEMKLAACGAGFLGRQMEQ from the coding sequence ATGAAGGCAACGGGGATTGTAAGGCGGATCGATGATCTGGGACGGGTGGTCATTCCAAAAGAGATCAGGAGGACCTTGAGAATCCGGGAAGGAGATCCGCTGGAAATATTTACTGACCGGGAAGGAGAGATTATCCTGAAAAAGTATTCTCCCATCGGGGAACTGTCGGGGTTTGCCGCACAGTATGCAGACAGTCTGGCGCAGACCTCAGAGAGGCTGGTCTGTATCTGCGATATGGATCAGATAGTGGCGGCTTCCGGAAGCGGGAAAAAAGATTTTCAGGAGAAATTCATTACCAAAGCACTGGAAAAGGCGCTGGAAGGGCGCCGTGATATCTTTGCGTCGCAGGGAGATAAAGGATTTATAAAAATTACGGAGGAACACAGCGGATACAGCCAGGAAGTAATTTCTCCCATTCTTTCCGAGGGAGATGTCATTGGAGGCGTGATCCTTTTAGAGGCAGACGACAGAAAAAAAATGAACGATACAGAAATGAAACTGGCCGCCTGTGGTGCGGGATTTCTGGGCCGTCAGATGGAGCAGTAA